The following are from one region of the Thermococcus cleftensis genome:
- a CDS encoding PD-(D/E)XK nuclease family protein, translating into MGEVEEFARRLENYLRHGNPRGPKKSIPITQLSFCPLKLALSLRFDVRYFGTKNDGQILGTVLHAGLLNTIVDSWDYLRGNLTEKPLVEVPLQYELENGWVLSGRADLVVGKHVFEFKFLHEYPYEAIPESIEEIDEIPDDSVVKAYVEQLNAYLHVLPDVEVGHLWIFNRNSLVPWKKILVEKNGDMFDELLKRARRVVKLVEDLENGNVPDSFEPRFGWECRNCIYRPICPRS; encoded by the coding sequence ATGGGTGAAGTGGAGGAGTTTGCCAGGAGACTCGAGAACTATTTGAGGCACGGGAATCCTCGGGGACCAAAGAAAAGCATACCCATAACACAGCTATCCTTTTGCCCTCTTAAGCTTGCGTTGAGCCTGCGCTTTGACGTTCGTTATTTTGGAACCAAGAACGACGGCCAGATTCTGGGAACGGTGTTACACGCTGGTCTATTGAACACGATAGTTGATTCTTGGGACTACCTGAGGGGCAATCTAACGGAGAAACCGCTCGTTGAAGTCCCTCTCCAATACGAACTTGAGAACGGGTGGGTTCTGAGTGGACGGGCCGATCTGGTCGTCGGAAAGCATGTCTTCGAGTTCAAGTTCCTGCACGAGTACCCATATGAAGCGATACCGGAGAGCATTGAGGAGATAGACGAAATACCAGACGACAGCGTGGTGAAGGCATACGTTGAACAGCTGAATGCGTACCTCCACGTGCTCCCCGACGTTGAAGTTGGGCACCTCTGGATATTCAACAGGAATAGTCTCGTGCCTTGGAAAAAGATACTGGTTGAAAAAAATGGTGACATGTTTGATGAACTACTAAAGCGCGCAAGAAGGGTTGTAAAGCTCGTTGAGGATCTTGAGAACGGAAACGTGCCAGATAGTTTTGAACCAAGGTTCGGCTGGGAGTGCAGGAACTGCATCTACCGACCGATATGTCCAAGGAGTTAG
- the cas2 gene encoding CRISPR-associated endonuclease Cas2 produces the protein MYIIVVYDVNVRRVNGVKKFLRQHLHWVQNSVFEGEVTKAEYERIKAGLKGIIDEGEDSVVIYRLRSQPLRDVLGTEKNPMEDII, from the coding sequence ATGTACATCATCGTGGTCTACGACGTGAACGTGAGGCGCGTCAATGGCGTAAAGAAGTTCCTCCGCCAGCACCTTCACTGGGTTCAGAACAGCGTCTTCGAGGGCGAGGTTACGAAGGCGGAGTACGAGAGGATTAAGGCCGGGCTGAAGGGGATAATAGACGAGGGTGAGGACTCAGTTGTAATCTACCGCCTCCGCTCTCAGCCCCTCCGCGATGTCCTCGGCACGGAGAAGAACCCGATGGAGGACATCATCTAA
- a CDS encoding cell wall-binding repeat-containing protein, translated as MGVRIGGVDVHFTGELDDGFEDAFGGLFARRYLPDVGESGGEPNVIVERFKGEEFRVFSAVYDHLGRDEYKIESKVPSAYGNEAPIFFILQAAARAAAKVGRLFITDSVGVVTPNGKAVLFIGYPHTGKSTMSVLAMANGFPVLSTENTIIEARNGRLYIVGGTDVLVYDPRIEGIYGVEVPYDEQTRSGYRIKDLRGDRERKKLLERGVEVDIIVLLHAAFNCMEASFSRIKGRKVRKTLWYFSTALMKGLDYYEPSPLHVPISDEIGRNLRHFLETASENYSGRMFEAFGNHGALFERIVEMALSTETS; from the coding sequence ATGGGCGTGAGAATAGGCGGTGTTGATGTTCACTTCACAGGGGAGCTTGACGACGGTTTTGAGGACGCTTTCGGGGGACTTTTCGCCAGGAGGTACCTTCCGGACGTTGGGGAAAGCGGTGGTGAGCCGAACGTCATCGTGGAGCGCTTCAAGGGAGAGGAGTTCCGCGTATTCAGCGCGGTCTACGACCACCTGGGAAGGGACGAGTACAAGATAGAGTCAAAGGTCCCCTCCGCCTATGGAAACGAGGCTCCGATTTTCTTCATACTCCAGGCCGCGGCAAGAGCCGCTGCTAAGGTAGGCAGACTGTTCATAACGGACTCCGTTGGCGTCGTTACGCCCAACGGAAAGGCGGTTCTGTTCATAGGCTACCCCCACACGGGGAAGAGCACGATGTCCGTCCTGGCAATGGCCAACGGCTTTCCGGTTCTGAGCACTGAAAACACCATCATCGAAGCCAGAAACGGGCGGCTCTACATAGTCGGCGGCACGGACGTCCTCGTCTATGACCCAAGGATCGAGGGCATCTACGGCGTCGAGGTTCCCTACGACGAGCAGACGAGGAGCGGGTACAGGATAAAGGACCTCCGCGGCGACCGGGAAAGGAAAAAGCTCCTGGAGAGGGGAGTGGAGGTGGACATTATAGTGCTCCTTCACGCGGCCTTTAACTGCATGGAGGCGAGCTTTTCCAGGATAAAGGGCAGGAAAGTCAGAAAGACGCTCTGGTACTTTTCCACGGCCTTGATGAAGGGACTTGACTACTATGAGCCCTCTCCGCTCCACGTCCCAATAAGCGACGAGATCGGCCGGAATCTCCGGCACTTCCTTGAGACCGCCTCGGAGAACTACTCGGGAAGAATGTTCGAGGCCTTCGGGAACCACGGGGCGCTCTTCGAGAGAATCGTCGAGATGGCGCTTTCAACTGAGACTAGTTAA
- the pdo gene encoding protein disulfide oxidoreductase: protein MGLISDNDKKVIKEEFFSKLTNPVKIIGFIGKDHCQYCDQLKQLVQELSELTDKLTYEFHDFDSEEGRKLAEQYRIDRAPAVTITQDGKDMGVRFFGLPAGHEFGAFLEDIVDVSNASTDLMPESKEELAKIDRDVRILVFVTPTCPYCPLAVRMAHKFAIENTNAGKGKILGDMVEAIEYPEWADQYSVMAVPKIVIQVDGEDKVQFEGAYPEKMFMEKLLAALE, encoded by the coding sequence ATGGGACTGATTAGTGACAACGACAAGAAGGTCATCAAGGAGGAGTTTTTCTCCAAGCTGACCAACCCGGTTAAGATTATCGGTTTCATCGGAAAGGACCACTGCCAGTACTGCGACCAGCTCAAGCAGCTCGTCCAGGAGCTTTCAGAGCTGACCGACAAGCTTACCTACGAGTTCCACGACTTCGACAGTGAAGAGGGCAGGAAGCTCGCCGAGCAGTACAGGATAGACCGCGCCCCCGCCGTCACGATAACCCAGGACGGCAAGGACATGGGCGTCCGCTTCTTCGGCCTTCCGGCCGGCCACGAGTTTGGAGCCTTCCTCGAGGACATCGTCGATGTCAGCAACGCTAGCACCGACCTCATGCCCGAGAGCAAGGAGGAGCTGGCGAAGATCGACAGGGACGTCAGGATACTCGTCTTCGTCACCCCGACCTGCCCCTACTGCCCGCTCGCCGTTAGAATGGCTCACAAGTTCGCCATCGAGAACACCAACGCGGGCAAGGGTAAGATACTCGGCGACATGGTCGAGGCCATCGAGTACCCCGAGTGGGCCGACCAGTACAGCGTCATGGCAGTTCCGAAGATAGTCATACAGGTGGACGGCGAGGACAAGGTTCAGTTCGAGGGTGCCTACCCGGAGAAGATGTTCATGGAGAAGCTTCTTGCCGCCCTCGAGTGA
- the surR gene encoding sulfur metabolism transcriptional regulator SurR — protein sequence MAEPDIFYILGNRVRRDLLSHLTCTECYFSFLSSKVSVSSTAVAKHLKIMEREGILRSYEREGPFIGPARKYYDIAIAKTYVATVTPNLFWYRGLDLGGEVIKRTEIDISRIPDEHSSLLEMIHSFHELSVELEKVLQALKAVETRRDALMKEIKERYLKEIGDMTQLAILHYILLVGEATVDELSDRLNLKEREVLVKARELDRFVPLIIKDGAIKIDEERLKQKLGGESDAGED from the coding sequence ATGGCTGAACCGGACATCTTTTACATACTGGGGAACAGGGTGAGGCGCGACTTGCTGAGCCACCTCACCTGCACCGAGTGCTACTTCAGCTTCCTGAGCAGCAAGGTTAGCGTTTCTTCAACGGCCGTTGCAAAGCACCTTAAAATCATGGAGCGCGAGGGAATACTTAGGTCCTATGAGAGGGAGGGACCCTTCATCGGGCCTGCGAGGAAGTACTACGACATAGCCATAGCAAAAACCTACGTCGCCACGGTCACGCCCAACCTCTTTTGGTACCGTGGACTCGACTTGGGCGGCGAGGTTATCAAGAGAACCGAGATAGACATTTCCCGCATTCCGGACGAGCACAGCTCGCTCCTGGAGATGATTCACTCCTTCCACGAGCTCAGTGTGGAGCTTGAAAAGGTTCTTCAGGCACTCAAGGCAGTTGAAACCAGGCGCGATGCGCTGATGAAGGAGATAAAGGAGCGCTACCTCAAGGAGATAGGCGACATGACCCAGCTCGCCATACTGCACTACATTCTCCTCGTCGGCGAGGCAACGGTGGACGAGCTCAGCGACAGGCTCAACCTCAAGGAAAGGGAAGTCCTTGTGAAGGCCAGGGAGCTGGACAGGTTCGTACCGTTAATAATAAAAGACGGGGCCATTAAGATTGACGAAGAAAGGCTAAAACAAAAACTCGGCGGTGAAAGTGATGCCGGAGAAGATTAG
- a CDS encoding DUF362 domain-containing protein, translating into MPEKIRVIVNEDRCYLCGGCAGVCPTLAIEVHSSGWEFFQDKCISCRICINACPVGALSAEPLEVSE; encoded by the coding sequence ATGCCGGAGAAGATTAGAGTCATCGTGAACGAGGACAGGTGCTACCTCTGCGGTGGTTGCGCCGGCGTTTGCCCGACTCTGGCCATAGAGGTCCACTCAAGCGGCTGGGAGTTCTTCCAGGACAAGTGCATCAGCTGCAGGATATGCATCAACGCCTGTCCGGTTGGAGCGCTCAGCGCTGAGCCACTGGAGGTGAGCGAATGA
- a CDS encoding geranylgeranyl reductase family protein translates to MKEMKYDVVVVGAGIAGPIVARNVAKSGFSVLLIDKKPAIGTPKQCAEGISIKVFDKYDIPYDRRFINREIYGAKLYSPSGYELELRYKEASGVILERKVFDKMLAYYAAKAGADVLARTEALDVIKKNGKVVGIKAKHEDEPVEIYADVVVAADGVESTIARKAGINTYAPPHEFDSSYEYEMLIEGFDPDMIHLWFGNEIAPRGYVWVFPKDEDRANVGIGINSDNPKTAKYYLDKWLRENNIPAKKLLEINVGVVPVGGFVKDLVKDNVLVVGDAARQVNPMHGGGMAEAMEAGTIASKWIVKALEEENLELLKNYTTEWWETDGKRLEKVLKVRRVTEKLTDEDLDLFIQILSGADAEKIAGGDYGEVIKALLKHPKVLLSPRRITLLKELL, encoded by the coding sequence ATGAAGGAGATGAAATACGACGTCGTCGTTGTCGGTGCCGGAATAGCCGGCCCGATCGTTGCCAGAAACGTCGCCAAATCAGGTTTTTCCGTCCTTCTCATCGACAAGAAGCCCGCGATTGGAACGCCCAAGCAGTGCGCCGAAGGCATAAGCATCAAGGTCTTCGATAAGTACGACATACCCTACGACAGGCGCTTCATCAACCGCGAGATTTATGGAGCAAAGCTCTATTCACCGAGCGGCTACGAGCTTGAGCTCAGGTACAAAGAGGCCAGCGGCGTTATCCTTGAGAGGAAGGTCTTCGACAAGATGCTGGCTTATTACGCGGCCAAGGCTGGAGCAGATGTGCTCGCGAGGACGGAGGCTTTGGACGTCATAAAGAAGAACGGCAAAGTCGTTGGAATCAAGGCCAAGCACGAGGACGAGCCTGTCGAGATCTACGCCGACGTTGTAGTTGCTGCCGACGGCGTCGAGAGCACCATCGCGAGGAAAGCCGGAATAAACACCTACGCCCCGCCGCACGAGTTCGACTCAAGCTACGAGTACGAGATGCTCATAGAGGGCTTCGACCCCGACATGATACACCTCTGGTTCGGCAACGAGATAGCGCCGAGGGGCTACGTCTGGGTCTTTCCGAAGGACGAGGACCGGGCCAACGTCGGGATTGGCATCAACTCGGACAATCCAAAGACCGCCAAGTATTACCTCGACAAGTGGCTGAGGGAGAACAACATTCCAGCAAAGAAGCTCCTCGAGATAAACGTTGGCGTTGTCCCCGTTGGTGGCTTCGTTAAGGACCTCGTCAAGGACAACGTTCTCGTCGTCGGAGACGCGGCCAGACAGGTAAACCCGATGCACGGCGGTGGAATGGCCGAGGCAATGGAAGCTGGAACCATAGCAAGCAAGTGGATAGTGAAGGCCCTCGAAGAGGAGAACCTCGAACTCCTGAAGAACTACACGACCGAGTGGTGGGAGACCGACGGGAAGAGGCTCGAAAAGGTTCTCAAGGTGAGGCGCGTCACCGAGAAGCTCACCGACGAGGACCTCGACCTGTTCATACAGATCCTCAGCGGGGCAGACGCCGAGAAGATAGCGGGCGGAGACTACGGAGAGGTGATAAAGGCTCTCCTCAAGCACCCGAAGGTTCTCCTCAGCCCGAGGAGGATAACGCTCCTCAAGGAGCTCCTCTAA
- the topA gene encoding DNA topoisomerase I → MVTLIIAEKPNVARKIAYALAEGKPVRKTIGKVSYYEFTRDGKRIIVAPAVGHLFSLAPKTKTYGYPVFDIEWVPVYVAEKGKGYAKDYIKALATLAKRADEFVVACDYDTEGEVIGYTALKYACGVDPTRAKRMKFSALTKKDLLKAWYNLEPTINFGMADAGIARHVLDWYWGVNLSRALTSAIKRASGKWQVLSTGRVQGPTLKFLVEREREIANFQPKPYWVIKMTLEKNSKSYTATYERDKIWDEEEAKRIVQEAKKGPAFVERVEVKQQKRNPPVPFDLGTLQREAYSAFGYSPKKTLEIAQKLYERALCSYPRTSSQKLPKNLNFRSILQNLAKLPEYKPFAHELLGKDKLRPVEGKKEDPAHPAIYPTGELPKAGELTRDEANLYDLIVRRFLALFMEPAVREIARVIINSNNHRFILSGARTVKEGWLKVYGKYVKFDEVILPAFKEGEQVRVLQIKREKKKTKPPARYSPAAVIKKMEDLGIGTKATRAQILETLYSRGYIEGKKKIKVTPLGMRVVEALEKNVPDIVSVELTRAFEEKMEEIMAGKAKKDEVIEESRGQLIKILKVFKEKELDIGKMLLETTGTGVTTSKDSAKVSEDSAKVPKGTASSKAQEGRKTGKGLVLGKCPKCGGDLVVRYNRKTGKRFVGCSNWPKCDVTYPLLQRGEIIPTDKTCCNGAPVVKIREKGREYEICVDMNCKEWKKKGN, encoded by the coding sequence ATGGTCACGCTCATCATAGCGGAAAAGCCCAACGTTGCCCGTAAAATCGCCTATGCGTTAGCGGAAGGCAAGCCCGTCAGGAAGACCATCGGAAAGGTGAGCTACTACGAGTTCACCCGAGACGGGAAGAGAATAATCGTAGCTCCGGCGGTTGGCCATCTCTTCTCACTCGCGCCGAAAACTAAAACCTACGGCTATCCTGTCTTCGATATAGAATGGGTTCCCGTCTACGTCGCCGAGAAGGGCAAGGGCTACGCGAAGGACTACATCAAAGCCCTGGCCACCCTCGCCAAGAGGGCCGACGAGTTCGTGGTTGCCTGCGACTACGACACCGAGGGTGAGGTTATTGGTTATACTGCTCTCAAGTACGCCTGCGGCGTTGACCCCACCAGGGCGAAGAGAATGAAGTTCTCCGCCTTAACAAAGAAGGACCTCCTGAAGGCATGGTACAACCTCGAACCGACGATAAACTTCGGAATGGCCGATGCAGGAATAGCGCGCCACGTCCTCGACTGGTACTGGGGAGTCAATCTCTCCCGCGCCCTTACCTCGGCCATAAAGCGCGCCAGCGGCAAGTGGCAGGTTCTCTCAACCGGCCGCGTCCAGGGGCCAACGCTGAAGTTCCTAGTGGAGAGGGAGAGGGAGATAGCCAACTTTCAGCCCAAACCATACTGGGTCATCAAAATGACCCTCGAGAAGAACAGCAAGAGCTACACCGCAACCTACGAGAGGGACAAAATCTGGGACGAGGAGGAGGCGAAGAGAATCGTTCAGGAGGCCAAGAAGGGGCCGGCCTTCGTTGAAAGGGTGGAAGTCAAACAGCAGAAGAGGAATCCGCCCGTCCCCTTCGACCTCGGAACACTCCAGCGGGAAGCGTATTCGGCGTTTGGCTACTCCCCGAAGAAGACTTTGGAGATTGCACAGAAGCTGTACGAGCGAGCCCTGTGCTCATACCCCCGCACCTCCTCGCAGAAGCTCCCCAAGAACCTCAACTTCCGCTCCATTCTCCAGAACCTGGCAAAGCTACCCGAGTACAAGCCCTTCGCCCACGAGCTTCTGGGAAAGGATAAGCTCAGGCCCGTAGAGGGCAAGAAGGAAGACCCTGCCCACCCGGCGATATACCCCACCGGAGAGCTTCCAAAAGCTGGAGAGCTGACCAGAGACGAGGCGAACCTCTACGACCTCATAGTGAGACGCTTCCTGGCCCTCTTCATGGAGCCTGCCGTGAGGGAGATAGCGAGGGTGATAATAAACTCCAACAATCATCGCTTCATTTTGAGTGGGGCGAGAACCGTAAAGGAGGGCTGGCTGAAGGTCTATGGTAAATACGTCAAGTTCGACGAGGTTATTTTGCCCGCCTTTAAGGAGGGCGAGCAGGTCAGGGTTCTCCAGATAAAGCGCGAGAAGAAGAAGACGAAGCCCCCGGCGAGATACTCCCCGGCGGCCGTAATCAAAAAGATGGAAGACCTTGGAATTGGAACTAAAGCCACGCGCGCCCAAATCCTTGAGACGCTTTACAGCAGGGGCTACATCGAGGGCAAGAAGAAGATAAAGGTCACCCCCCTCGGAATGCGCGTTGTGGAGGCCCTCGAGAAGAACGTGCCGGACATAGTGAGCGTTGAGCTGACGAGGGCCTTCGAGGAGAAGATGGAGGAGATAATGGCGGGAAAGGCAAAGAAGGACGAAGTCATCGAGGAGAGCAGGGGACAGTTGATTAAAATCCTGAAGGTCTTCAAGGAGAAGGAGCTGGACATAGGTAAGATGCTCCTTGAAACGACGGGAACTGGGGTAACGACCTCTAAAGACTCCGCCAAGGTTTCGGAGGACTCTGCGAAGGTGCCCAAGGGAACTGCCAGCTCCAAGGCTCAAGAAGGCCGGAAAACGGGGAAGGGGCTCGTTCTCGGCAAGTGCCCCAAGTGCGGCGGTGACCTGGTCGTTCGCTACAACAGGAAAACGGGCAAGCGCTTCGTTGGTTGCTCCAACTGGCCCAAATGCGACGTCACCTACCCCCTTCTCCAGCGGGGAGAGATAATCCCGACGGACAAGACCTGCTGCAACGGTGCACCCGTGGTGAAGATTCGCGAGAAGGGAAGGGAGTACGAGATATGCGTGGATATGAACTGCAAGGAGTGGAAGAAAAAGGGTAATTAG
- a CDS encoding RNA ligase partner protein: MRFVLDTSIFVNPEIRGKFGDSPTEAMRTFLRYAERLFGRVEFYMPPGIYREVMHFVDGEELIPEIELYIIKKPPNVHDIRIPAFVVYELIDDIRRRIDKGLRVAEKAVRESVIETDNVDRIIQKLRRNYRKALREGIVDSKEDFELILLAKELDATIVSADVGILTWAQKMGIKWIDAANFREVLEGLVERLGEGKNL; this comes from the coding sequence ATGAGGTTCGTCCTCGACACGAGCATCTTCGTCAATCCCGAGATAAGGGGCAAGTTCGGCGACAGCCCTACCGAAGCCATGAGGACCTTCCTGCGCTACGCCGAGAGGCTCTTCGGGCGGGTCGAGTTCTACATGCCCCCCGGAATCTACCGCGAGGTAATGCACTTCGTGGACGGGGAGGAACTCATTCCCGAGATTGAGCTTTACATAATCAAGAAGCCCCCCAATGTTCACGACATAAGGATACCCGCTTTCGTGGTCTACGAGCTGATAGACGACATACGGCGAAGGATAGACAAGGGACTCCGTGTGGCTGAGAAAGCCGTCCGCGAGAGCGTCATCGAGACGGACAACGTGGACAGGATAATCCAGAAGCTTAGGAGGAACTACCGGAAGGCCCTCAGGGAGGGCATAGTGGACAGCAAAGAGGACTTCGAGCTTATCCTCCTCGCCAAGGAGCTCGATGCGACGATAGTTTCCGCCGACGTGGGAATACTGACCTGGGCTCAGAAGATGGGCATTAAATGGATAGACGCGGCCAACTTCCGTGAGGTTCTTGAGGGCCTCGTCGAGAGGCTGGGAGAAGGGAAAAATTTATAA